The following are encoded together in the Balaenoptera acutorostrata chromosome 9, mBalAcu1.1, whole genome shotgun sequence genome:
- the ACAT1 gene encoding acetyl-CoA acetyltransferase, mitochondrial isoform X1, protein MAVLAALLRVGARGRSPLLRRRMQEIRYVERSYVSKPTLNEVVIVSAARTPIGSFLGSLSSLPATKLGSIAIQEAIEKAGIPKEEVKEAYMGNVLQGGEGQAPTRQAVLGAGLPISTPCTTVNKVCASGMKAIMMASQNLMCGHQDVMVAGGMESMSNVPYVMNRGATPYGGIKLEDLIVKDGLTDVYNKIHMGNCAENTAKKLNIARDEQDTYAINSYTRSKAAWEAGKFGNEVVPVTITVKDFVLGKPDVVVKEDEEYKRVDFSRVPKLKTVFQKENGTVTAANASTLNDGAAAVVLMTADAAKRLSVKPLARIAAFADAAVEPVDFPVAPAYAVPKVLKDAGLKKEDITMWEINEAFSVVVLANIKMLEIDPQKVNVNGGAVSLGHPIGMSGARIVVHLAHALKQGEYGLASICNGGGGASAMLIQKL, encoded by the exons ATGGCTGTGCTGGCGGCCCTTCTGCGCGTTGGCGCCCGCGGGCGCAGCCCCCTGCTTCGGAGGCGGATGCAG GAAATAAGATATGTGGAACGAAGTTATGTATCAAAACCCACTTTGAAT GAAGTGGTCATAGTAAGTGCTGCAAGAACACCCATTGGATCCTTTCTAGGCAGCCTTTCCTCTCTGCCAGCCACTAAACTTGGTTCCATTGCAATTCAGGAAGCCATTGAAAAGGCAG ggattccaaaagaagaagtgaaagaaGCATACATGGGTAATGTTCTACAAGGAGGTGAAGGACAAGCCCCTACAAGGCAAGCAGTACTGGGTGCAG GCTTACCTATTTCTACTCCGTGTACCACTGTAAACAAAGTTTGTGCCTCAGGAATGAAAGCCATCATGATGGCCTCTCAGAATCTTATGTGTGGACATCAG GATGTGATGGTGGCAGGTGGGATGGAGAGCATGTCCAATGTTCCCTACGTAATGAACAGAGGAGCAACACCATATGGTGGTATAAAGCTTGAAGATTTGATTGTAAAAGATGGGCTAACTGATGTCTACAATAAAATTCATATG GGCAACTGTGCTGAAAATACTGCAAAGAAGCTGAATATTGCACGAGATGAACAGGATACTTATGCTATTAACTCCTATACCAGAAGTAAAGCAGCATGGGAAGCTGGAAAATTTGGAAATGAAGTTGTTCCTGTCACAATTACAGTAAAAG attttgttttagGTAAACCAGATGTAGTGGTGAAAGAAGATGAAGAATATAAACGTGTTGATTTCAGCAGAGTTCCAAAGCTGAAGACggttttccagaaagaaaatg GTACAGTAACAGCTGCCAATGCCAGCACACTGAATGATGGAGCAGCTGCTGTGGTTCTGATGACTGCAGATGCAGCCAAGAGGCTCAGTGTTAAACCACTGGCAAGAATAGCAG catttGCTGATGCTGCTGTAGAACCTGTTGATTTTCCAGTTGCACCTGCATATGCTGTACCTAAG gttcTTAAAGATGCAGGATTGaaaaaagaagatattacaatGTGGGAAATAAATGAAGCCTTTAGTGTGGTCGTACTAGCAAACATTAAAATGCTAGAGATTGATCCCCAAAAAGTGAATGTCAATGGAGGAGCTGTTTCTCTTGGACATCCGATTGG GATGTCTGGAGCCAGGATTGTCGTCCATTTGGCTCATGCCTTGAAGCAAGGAGAATATGGTCTTGCCAGTATTTGCAACGGAGGAGGAGGTGCTTCTGCCATGCTGATCCAAAAGCTGTAG
- the ACAT1 gene encoding acetyl-CoA acetyltransferase, mitochondrial isoform X2 has protein sequence MAVLAALLRVGARGRSPLLRRRMQEIRYVERSYVSKPTLNEVVIVSAARTPIGSFLGSLSSLPATKLGSIAIQEAIEKAGIPKEEVKEAYMGNVLQGGEGQAPTRQAVLGAGLPISTPCTTVNKVCASGMKAIMMASQNLMCGHQDVMVAGGMESMSNVPYVMNRGATPYGGIKLEDLIVKDGLTDVYNKIHMGNCAENTAKKLNIARDEQDTYAINSYTRSKAAWEAGKFGNEVVPVTITVKGKPDVVVKEDEEYKRVDFSRVPKLKTVFQKENGTVTAANASTLNDGAAAVVLMTADAAKRLSVKPLARIAAFADAAVEPVDFPVAPAYAVPKVLKDAGLKKEDITMWEINEAFSVVVLANIKMLEIDPQKVNVNGGAVSLGHPIGMSGARIVVHLAHALKQGEYGLASICNGGGGASAMLIQKL, from the exons ATGGCTGTGCTGGCGGCCCTTCTGCGCGTTGGCGCCCGCGGGCGCAGCCCCCTGCTTCGGAGGCGGATGCAG GAAATAAGATATGTGGAACGAAGTTATGTATCAAAACCCACTTTGAAT GAAGTGGTCATAGTAAGTGCTGCAAGAACACCCATTGGATCCTTTCTAGGCAGCCTTTCCTCTCTGCCAGCCACTAAACTTGGTTCCATTGCAATTCAGGAAGCCATTGAAAAGGCAG ggattccaaaagaagaagtgaaagaaGCATACATGGGTAATGTTCTACAAGGAGGTGAAGGACAAGCCCCTACAAGGCAAGCAGTACTGGGTGCAG GCTTACCTATTTCTACTCCGTGTACCACTGTAAACAAAGTTTGTGCCTCAGGAATGAAAGCCATCATGATGGCCTCTCAGAATCTTATGTGTGGACATCAG GATGTGATGGTGGCAGGTGGGATGGAGAGCATGTCCAATGTTCCCTACGTAATGAACAGAGGAGCAACACCATATGGTGGTATAAAGCTTGAAGATTTGATTGTAAAAGATGGGCTAACTGATGTCTACAATAAAATTCATATG GGCAACTGTGCTGAAAATACTGCAAAGAAGCTGAATATTGCACGAGATGAACAGGATACTTATGCTATTAACTCCTATACCAGAAGTAAAGCAGCATGGGAAGCTGGAAAATTTGGAAATGAAGTTGTTCCTGTCACAATTACAGTAAAAG GTAAACCAGATGTAGTGGTGAAAGAAGATGAAGAATATAAACGTGTTGATTTCAGCAGAGTTCCAAAGCTGAAGACggttttccagaaagaaaatg GTACAGTAACAGCTGCCAATGCCAGCACACTGAATGATGGAGCAGCTGCTGTGGTTCTGATGACTGCAGATGCAGCCAAGAGGCTCAGTGTTAAACCACTGGCAAGAATAGCAG catttGCTGATGCTGCTGTAGAACCTGTTGATTTTCCAGTTGCACCTGCATATGCTGTACCTAAG gttcTTAAAGATGCAGGATTGaaaaaagaagatattacaatGTGGGAAATAAATGAAGCCTTTAGTGTGGTCGTACTAGCAAACATTAAAATGCTAGAGATTGATCCCCAAAAAGTGAATGTCAATGGAGGAGCTGTTTCTCTTGGACATCCGATTGG GATGTCTGGAGCCAGGATTGTCGTCCATTTGGCTCATGCCTTGAAGCAAGGAGAATATGGTCTTGCCAGTATTTGCAACGGAGGAGGAGGTGCTTCTGCCATGCTGATCCAAAAGCTGTAG